In Macadamia integrifolia cultivar HAES 741 chromosome 5, SCU_Mint_v3, whole genome shotgun sequence, a single window of DNA contains:
- the LOC122078002 gene encoding uncharacterized mitochondrial protein AtMg00810-like: MASNRLQGRGFIDSHPFYSNWDLRPDPSLFIFNQGGQNVYILMYVDDILITDDFAIQVQGLLIKLAAKFSIKDLSPLHFFLGIEVVPHPKGVLLSQSLYITDLLACFGMTDYNPVCTPIAPTPSTSSSGDAPFDDPPRYKSITGPLQYATLTHPDVSFTVNRACQHMHDPTDDHWILVKRILRAGNSTDMRSSRKQNTVAYSSTESEYKALADASAKFIWL, from the exons ATGGCCTCAAATAGGCTCCAAGGGCGTGGTTTCATAGACTCTCATCCCTTTTACTCCAATTGGGATTTACGACCTGATCCATCCCTATTCATCTTCAACCAGGGTGGTCAAAATGTTTACATACTtatgtatgttgatgatattcttatcACAGATGATTTTGCCATCCAGGTTCAAGGCTTACTAATTAAACTTGCAGCTAAATTCTCCATTAAAGATCTTAGTCCATTGCATTTCTTTTTGGGCATTGAAGTGGTTCCCCATCCCAAGGGTGTTCTCCTCTCTCAGTCACTCTACATCACAGACCTACTGGCTTGCTTTGGTATGACTGACTATAACCCTGTCTGCACTCCCATAGCCCCCACTCCATCAACGTCTTCTTCAGGGGATGCTCCATTTGATGATCCACCTCGCTACAAATCTATTACTGGGCCACTCCAATATGCCACTCTCACACACCCTGATGTTTCATTCACTGTTAATAGGGCATGTCAACACATGCATGATCCCACAGATGACCACTGGATCCTCGTCAAAAGGATCCTTCG GGCTGGCAACTCCACAGATATGCGTTCATCACGCAAGCAAAATACAGTTGCCTACTCTTCTACTGAATCCGAGTACAAAGCCCTTGCTGATGCATCTGCTAAGTTCATTTGGCTATAG